A window of Zingiber officinale cultivar Zhangliang chromosome 5A, Zo_v1.1, whole genome shotgun sequence contains these coding sequences:
- the LOC121980038 gene encoding zinc finger protein STAMENLESS 1-like — translation MYITTLIICARSTYTLPLNLDYNALTAGFKRKKGLGKDEAERVYECRFCSLKFCKSQALGGHMNRHRQEKETETLNRARQLVFCNESLAGAAAVIGLKDLARTSSQIHIGGYQHFAAGAGAGGGNGSINGEAFLQFRPVVYPNAPVQQYIYPSYSPPSHSLPYTSPRVQRSDATIGDYCVGHVASGSAQRQAQYGPHRDPGFTCYGAPLSHSSSSVEEARPATSRDHDAPCNLK, via the exons ATGTATATAACGACTTTAATTATTTGTGCACGGTCAACATATACTTTACCTTTGAACTTGGATTATAATGCGTTGACTGCAGGGTTTAAGAGAAAGAAGGGTTTGGGAAAGGATGAAGCCGAGAGGGTGTACGAGTGCCGATTTTGCTCCCTCAAGTTCTGCAAATCTCAAGCACTAGGCGGCCACATGAACCGGCATCGACAAG AGAAAGAAACCGAGACGCTCAATCGAGCTCGTCAGTTGGTGTTCTGCAACGAAAGTCTCGCCGGCGCTGCAGCAGTCATCGG ATTGAAAGATCTAGCTCGCACGAGCTCACAAATCCACATCGGGGGCTACCAACACTTCGCTgccggcgccggcgccggcggCGGCAACGGCAGTATTAACGGAGAAGCGTTTCTTCAATTCCGACCAGTGGTTTATCCGAATGCACCCGTGCAGCAATACATTTATCCTTCTTATTCCCCACCCTCACACTCGCTTCCATACACATCGCCACGCGTCCAACGCTCCGACGCCACCATCGGCGATTACTGTGTTGGCCATGTCGCCTCCGGGAGCGCCCAGCGTCAAGCACAGTACGGTCCTCATCGAGATCCCGGTTTTACATGCTACGGAGCGCCTCTGTCTCACAGCTCCTCCTCGGTCGAGGAAGCGCGGCCAGCGACTTCAAGAGATCATGATGCGCCATGCAATCTGAAGTAG